The Devosia yakushimensis DNA segment CGCCGCGGCATTGGCCGGCAGGCGCGACTGGGCCTCGCGGGCCAGCGCGCGGGCCCGGGCGGGATCGCCGGCCTGCAGCGCCACGATGGCGTCGGAGAGGGCCTCGACGCCCTGTTCGCGGCGTTTTTCGCGATTGCGGCGCGCCATGATGCGCGGGGCGGTCAGGATGCGGCGCACCACTGACCAAAGGGCGATGATCACCAGCGCAATGAGCAGGAAGATGAAGATGGCCGCGCCCAGCCGGGGCTGCATGCGATAGCCGGCCACTTCCAGCGTCAGGGTGCCGGGCAGCGCGATCATCCAGGCGGCGAGCGCGGCGACGACGAGGCTGGCGATGATCCAGGAGGCGAGCCGGATCATGGGCGCGCTCCGCCAGCCAGCGCCTGGGCGCGCAATTGTTCGAGAAAGCCGGCCGCTTCGGCCTGGGTCGCCACCAGGGCCGGAACGTCGCCGGCCGCGCTCAGCATGGGGGCGGGAAGGCTCTCGAACAGGGTTTTGGCGGCGGCGAAATCGCGCCGGGCAATGGCGCCTTCGAGGCGGGAGGCGATGGCGTCGGGCGTGTTGCCTTCAATTTCCCCGGTAGGACGCAGGGCGATGGCCGAGCGGAACCAATCGACCGCCCCATCCTGCCAGCCGGCACCGGGATCGGCGGGGCGGCCGGCCAGGATTGCCGGCAGCACATCGGCAAAGCGCTGGGCGATGATATCGGGCCGCGGCAGGCC contains these protein-coding regions:
- a CDS encoding heme biosynthesis HemY N-terminal domain-containing protein, coding for MIRLASWIIASLVVAALAAWMIALPGTLTLEVAGYRMQPRLGAAIFIFLLIALVIIALWSVVRRILTAPRIMARRNREKRREQGVEALSDAIVALQAGDPARARALAREAQSRLPANAAA